The Ciconia boyciana chromosome 15, ASM3463844v1, whole genome shotgun sequence genome has a segment encoding these proteins:
- the LOC140660105 gene encoding tRNA (32-2'-O)-methyltransferase regulator THADA-like, with product MVVAAAAMGAEREARACAAFYGALGAAAPVLSCLRCLRHFAGSTAKRCKDKHLEEALLLSRALSEGLRALGEAEVRPLLRCVLAFQMEATGSSSSFQKLEQIVTQLAVGKEALLAQEVGALLAGLAPQGEVLSPGDLQSVCVFMEESSLGRQHWRQNLAPLLQRLATTLRWVLQSQPAPGGTWGYLAVKACLQLFQVLPKDVAPLVWSVAGKSEALQSLLGLLLEVAWGKALNKDTRLLAGTALSMLVNTAPQPERGASATLALFQLLDQGMGELKLGELAVEAPPVLEPDGLEKLVVTRGLLTCCKTDILCCQLESFTHKACLLLDVVFATVCALTKEQDCHYYCFQACALWLQRLQESLPAIWRLTGSRILARDAKLLRQLTQLVWDNAETPVEGVSEFIHSSFRLLLEIYHLECQHFQDQERPLYQQMLQRVVSMPWQIKARYVPLCAIVPYVGSQQVLDAYPDLPQHLLSCLSTNHLCPAAAEVYKALVRQQRAEQQDEQRGTEEALVERWALRWLPMLSQALCSPLPILQSNAANHLLAWTLRQLPAAQAPLAARFSGRDTASLRAWVSLLRAQKSVVGALLLQGEVLERLSCCLGAREEGVRLAALGLLCCSPSTNQPLSGTEVRLLQEFLPLNLNCDSSSFRQLLQAAVRKALVRLRDSSLAQLRGKAPRGTEPGDGAGQLARAVGFVEWLLQLSIASLSPGSNYQRKKTALLLLAAVLETCTDTWSPNRKKGQPPRTMASLLSYARQSGCWDFFSQPNLLALLSCLQDSTNEIRDLASELLVRYFPDAFPEPIALALFQLAQDALGSPRVQEAEAGAVLMKTILQKSDSGTMKSLALEAEAALTLPNRGLCFAQHLLRVLQAQYAVACRDLLQAAATAPMHGAIAALRRCLLQVPEVAASMQAAELAQSWQELLTRLVATARDITSFLLGALQSQQGPGTDEQAAAPSFADMGNAIGSLIVLGKGRGQEEEEEDSVLLSEEHSLILTCCWVSVKEIGLLLGGLAELLLAPALSDRLGPLLPLATLQTAARVFQEILLRCRHWGAVEGCSMGFTKFCAALLNHPDVELQAIPQTMLDQGLEALSGPRSSSITRRAAGFPMLFLCIVSGEAPAQARPLLTRCVQTLLALATTALPQDWDQTLDLPQVCALHVLQTLVRGAGLGGALLRHATPMVALALRGLGSPCWAMRNAAIQLFSALTSRLLGQQRSRGEGCPAEGVSLQAFLGQHPQLGAVLLGELGAAAEPAPGGPCLHPALHAVLTLLALLQPGAGGLGSPSARFLGPLLALAGSPIYAVRAMAAKALVPVVPPPRRQGLLLQLARQLPTAPGRVRSHNAVHGRLLQMRALLAPTPGTDGLSAEVLRPVALQLEARGWLLTPAQRCPLVRAAFLQVLALLPASFSPGFAQSIRDAVSAELGSLPPGGKPGCAELQVGLAVLHQTMACFVCSEAARLADGERIAAVCSLLRQPNPDVHLAILSWVIAGEGGMCEELEKALRLTLLESLGSVLRERRDKEFLKLYLEALLRLYRDPSSWSQEASHKLQGSSAACLEMLLHMVEAECPGPDLLFQVLCAASLLLAHRFEDEVGTLVKRWCTVLEECSRSASSEVLRLAAARSLQTAGAQVVQRSLRAARPSLVPVALRLINVGIHLLQDEEREVRHEASGFASLLRQDPGELLRDSCIFVQDNVGLLGLLQLLLAEFGEHPETFDLLLQHLPFLDLRSIVEELAAKKAASLYKEDEPNVFAEPTVLVRQLLPILLQLLEQAPAGSPLHASALHWLAAAGPGVLRDLQYCKHCWSQEAAARWGMKALGCAKLHAAVAVLLVRARLAAQALQVLGESAAAVPGLGCSAQELEQELELVQGLLAQRGLAPTLSQGDVPREPGPPSRSA from the exons ATGGTGGTGGCGGCCGCGGCCATGGGCGCCGAGCGGGAGGCGCGGGCCTGCGCCGCCTTCTACGGGGCGCTGGGCGCGGCGGCGCCAGTGCtctcctgcctgcgctgcctgcggCACTTCGCGGG GAGCACTGCCAAGAGATGCAAAGACAAGCACCTGGAGGAGGCTCTCCTGCTGTCGCGGGCGCTGAGTGAGGGTCTACGGGCGCTGGGTGAGGCGGAGGTACGGCCCCTGCTCCGCTGCGTCCTGGCTTTCCAGATGGAGGCAACCGGCAGCTCCAGCTCTTTCCAGAAACTGGAACAG ATCGTGACCCAGCTGGCGGTGGGGAAGGAAGCTCTGCTGGCCCAGGAGGTGGGCGCGCTGCTGGCCGGCCTGGCGCCGCAGGGAGAG GTGCTGTCTCCTGGGGACCTTCAGTCAG TGTGCGTGTTCATGGAGGAGAGCAGCCTGGGCCGGCAGCACTGGCGGCAGAACCTGGCCCCGCTGCTGCAGCGCCTGGCCACCACCTTGCgctgggtgctgcagagccagcctgCACCCGGCGGCACGTGGGGCTACCTGGCTGTCAAG gcctgcctccagctcttccAGGTGCTGCCGAAGGACGTGGCCCCCCTGGTGTGGAGCGTGGCGGGGAAGAGCGAAGCCCTGCAGAgcctcctggggctgctgctggaggtggcGTGGGGGAAG GCCCTGAACAAGGACACACGGCTGCTGGCAGGTACGGCCCTGAGCATGCTGGTGAACACAGCCCCGCAGCCTGAGCGCGGGGCCAGCGCCACGCTGGCCCTCTTCCAGCTCCTTGACCAAG GCATGGGGGAGCTGAAGTTAGGGGAGCTGGCGGTGGAGGCCCCCCCCGTCCTGGAGCCAGACgggctggagaagctggtggtCACCAGAGGTTTGCTGACGTGCTGCAAGACGGACAtcctctgctgccagctggAGAGCTTCACCCACAAG gcctgcctgctgctggatGTTGTCTTTGCTACTGTGTGTGCCCTGACCAAGGAGCAGGACTGCCACTACTACTGCTTCCAAG CCTGCGCCCTGTGGCTGCAGCGCCTGCAGGAAAGCCTGCCTGCCATCTGGCGCCTGACGGGGAGCCGCATCCTGGCCCGGGACGCCAAGCTCCTCCGGCAGCTCACCCAGCTGGTGTGGGACAACGCTGAGACCCCG GTGGAAGGTGTGTCCGAATTCATCCACAGCTCCTTCCGACTTCTCCTGGAGATCTACCACCTCGAGTGCCAGCACTTCCAGGACCAGGAGAGGCCCCTTTACCAACAGATGCTGCAGAGGGTGGTCTCGATGCCGTGGCAAATCAAAGCCAGATACGTGCCCCTGTGTGCCATCGTCCCCTACGTGGGCAGCCAGCAG GTGCTGGATGCCTACCCGGACCTGCCACAGCACCTCCTGAGCTGCCTCTCCACCAACCACCTGTGTCCCGCAGCTGCCGAGGTCTACAAAGCCCTGGTGCGGCAGCAGCGTGCTGAGCAGCAGGATGAGCAACGGGGCACGGAGGAAGCTCTGGTGGAGCGGTGGGCGCTGCGCTGGCTGCCCATGCTCTCCCAGGCCCTTTGCTCCCCCCTGCCCATCCTGCAGAGCAACGCTGCCAACCACCTCCTCGCCTGGACCCTGCGGCAGCTCCCAGCCGCCCAGGCACCGCTGGCCGCCCGGTTCAGTGGCAGGGACACGGCGTCGCTCCGGGCTTGGGTCTCACTGCTGAGGGCGCAGAAGAGCGTGGTGggggccctgctgctgcagggcgaGGTGCTGGAGCggctctcctgctgcctgggtGCCCGCGAGGAAGGTGTTCGGCTGGCGGCCCTGggtctcctctgctgcagccccagcaccaaCCAGCCCCTCTCAGGCACCGAGGTGCGGCTGCTGCAGGAGTTCCTGCCCCTCAACCTCAACTGTGACTCCTCCTCGTTccggcagctgctgcaggcagcggtGAGGAAGGCGCTGGTCCGGCTGCGGGACAGCTCGCTGGCCCAGCTTCGAGGGAAGGCACCCCGAGGCACCGAGCCGGGCGATGGAGCGGGGCAGCTTGCCCGGGCAGTAG GCTTTGTGgagtggctgctgcagctcagcatcGCCTCGCTCAGCCCAGGCTCCAACTACCAGAGGAAGAAGACggctctgctcctcctggccGCTGTTTTGGAGACCTGCACAGACACTTGGAGCCCCAACAGGAAGAAGGGCCAGCCCCCGC GGACCATGGCCTCGCTGCTGAGCTACGCCAGGCAGAGCGGCTGCTGGGACTTCTTCTCTCAGCCCAATTTGTTGGCGCTGCTGAGCTGCTTGCAGGACAGCACTAACGAG ATCAGAGACTTGGCCTCGGAGCTGCTCGTCCGCTACTTCCCCGATGCGTTCCCTGAGCCCATCGCCCTGGCTCTCTTCCAGCTGGCCCAGGACGCCCTGGGCAGCCCGCGAGTGCAGGAGGCTGAAGCTGGAGCCGTGCTGATGAAAACCATCCTGCAGAA GTCAGACAGCGGCACCATGAAGAGCCTGGCCCTGGAGGCTGAAGCAGCCCTGACGCTGCCCAACCGAGGCCTGTGCTTCGCTCAGCACCTTCTCCGCGTGCTGCAAGCCCAGTACGCTGTGGCATGCCGGGacttgctgcaggcagcagccactGCGCCGATGCATG GAGCCATCGCAGCCCTGCGGAGGTGcctgctccaggtgccagaggtGGCCGCCTCCATGCAGGCAGCAGAGTTGGcccagagctggcaggagcTCCTCACCCGCCTTGTGGCCACAGCAAGAGACAtcacctccttcctcctgggcgctctgcagagccagcaaGGCCCCGGCACTGATGAGCAAG CTGCTGCCCCATCATTTGCAGACATGGGGAACGCCATCGGCTCCCTCATCGTGCTGGGGAAAGGccgggggcaggaggaagaggaggaggactcAGTCCTGCTGTCAGAGGAGCACAGCCTGATCCTGACCTGCTGCTGGGTATCGGTGAAG GAGATAGGGCTGCTCCTGGGGGgcctggctgagctgctgctggccccgGCACTGTCGGACAGACTGGGGCCCCTCCTGCCGCTCGCCACCCTGCAGACGGCTGCAAGGGTGTTCCAGGAAATCCTGCTGCGATGCCGGCACTGG GGAGCAGTGGAGGGCTGCAGCATGGGCTTCACCAaattctgtgctgctctgttgAACCACCCGGATGTGGAGCTGCAGGCAATCCCACAGACCATGCTGGACCAG GGCTTGGAAGCGCTGAGCGGACCCCGGAGCAGCTCGATCACGCGCCGTGCTGCTGGCTTCCCCATGCTCTTCCTCTGCATCGTCAGTGGGGAGGCCCCGGCACAGGCACGGCCGCTGCTGACCCGCTGCGTCCAGACGCTGCTGGCCTTGGCCACCACGGCCCTGCCGCAGGACTGGGACCAGACCCTCGACCTCCCACAG GTCTGTGCCCTCCATGTGCTGCAGACGCTGGTccgcggcgcggggctgggCGGTGCGCTGCTGCGGCACGCCACGCCTATGGTGGCCCTGGCCCTGCGGGGCCTGGGCTCGCCGTGCTGGGCCATGAGGAACGCGGCCATCCAGCTCTTCA GCGCCCTCACGTCCCGGCTGCTGGGCCAGCAGCGGAGCCGTGGAGAGGGCTGCCCGGCAGAGGGGGTGAGCCTGCAAGCTTTCCTCGGGCAGCACCCCCAGCTGGGTGCCGtgctgctgggggagctgggggcggCCGCAGAGCCCGCACCGggggggccctgcctgcaccccgctCTCCACGCCGTCCTCAccctcctggccctgctgcagcccggcGCTGGCGGCCTCGGCAG CCCCTCTGCTCGCTTCCTGGGGCCGCTGCTGGCGCTGGCAGGGAGCCCCATCTACGCCGTGCGAGCGATGGCCGCCAAGGCGCTGGTGCCGGttgtccccccgccccggcgccaggggctcctcctgcagctggccCGGCAGCTCCCCACCGCGCCCGGACGGGTCCGCTCACACAATGCCGTCCATGGGCGCCTGCTGCAGATGCGGGCGCTGCTGGCCCCCACCCCGGGCACTGATGG GCTGTCGGCCGAGGTGCTGCGCCCTgtggctctgcagctggaggcgCGGGGCTGGCTGCTCACCCCTGCCCAGCGCTGCCCGCTCGTCCGCGCCGCCTTCCTCCAGGTCCTCGCCCTCCTGCCTGCGTCCTTTAGCCCCGGCTTTGCCCAGAGCATCCGCGACGCTGTCAGCGCTGAGCTGGGCAGCCTCCCACCGGGGGGAAAGCCGGGATGTGCCGAGCTGCAG GTGGGCTTGGCCGTCCTCCACCAAACCATGGCCTGCTTCGTGTGCAGCGAGGCAGCCCGGCTGGCGGACGGCGAGCGGATTGCTGCCGTCTGCTCGCTTCTCCGGCAGCCGAATCCCGACGTCCACCTTGCCATCCTGAGCTGGGTGATCGCCGGGGAGGGAGGAATGTgcgaggagctggagaaggctCTCAGGCTGACGCTGCTG GAGAGCTTGGGGTCGGTGCTGCGAGAGAGAAGGGACAAAGAGTTCCTGAAATTGTACCTTGAGGCTTTGCTGCGTCTTTACAGAGACCCCTCGTCGTGGTCCCAGGAAGCTTCCCATAAGCTCCAGGGCTCCTCAGCAGCATGcctggagatgctgctgcacaTGGTGGAGGCTGAGTGTCCTGGCCCCGACCTCCTCTTCCAGGTGCTGTGTGCCGCCAGCCTGCTGCTCGCCCACCG GTTTGAGGACGAGGTTGGCACCCTGGTCAAGCGATGGTGCACGGTGCTGGAGGAGTGCAGCCGGTCTGCTTCATCTGAGGTGCTGCGGCTGGCAGCCGCCCGCTCCCTGCAGACGGCGGGTGCCCAAGTGGTGCAGCGATCCCTGCGCGCTGCCCGTCCCTCGCTCGTCCCTGTGGCTCTGCG acTGATAAACGTGGGCATTCACCTTCTGCAAGACGAGGAGCGGGAGGTCCGGCATGAGGCCTCGGGTTTTGCCAGTCTCCTGCGGCAGGACCCCGGTGAGCTGCTCCGAGACAGCTGCATTTTTGTGCAGGACAACGTGGGCCTCCTgggcctcctgcagctcctcctggcagaGTTTGGGGAGCACCCTGAAACCTTCGACTTactgctgcagcatctcccctTCCTAGATCTCAGGAGCATCGTGGAGGAGCTGGCGGCCAAGAA AGCTGCCAGCCTGTACAAGGAGGATGAACCCAACGTTTTTGCAGAGCCAACTGTCCTGGTGcggcagctgctccccatcctgctgcagctcctggagcaggCGCCCGCCGGCAGCCCGCTCCATGCCTCAGCTCTGCACTGGCTGGCGGCTGCGGGCCCCGGTGTCCTGCGTGACCTGCAGTACTGCAAGCACTGCTGGAGCCAAG AGGCCGCTGCCCGCTGGGGGATGAAGGCGCTGGGCTGTGCCAAGCTGCACGCGGCCGTGGCCGTGCTGCTGGTGAGGGCCCGGCTGGCGGCACAGGcgctgcaggtgctgggggaaaGTGCCGCTGccgtgccggggctgggctgcagtgctcaggagctggagcaggagcttgAGCtggtgcaggggctgctggcacagcGTGGGCTGGCCCCCACGCTGAGCCAGGGTGATGTGCCAAGGGAGCCAGGACCACCGTCCAGGTCTGCCTGA